A genomic window from Luteolibacter sp. LG18 includes:
- a CDS encoding WecB/TagA/CpsF family glycosyltransferase, with protein sequence MSIETVHVLGTPVAVTNRAEAATTAIGWARLGDRARAVEAADTHVITRARHEPEFRAALRNFDLVCPDGMPLVWAINGEVDEARRLTERVSGAELMGEIFRQSASDPALKHFLLGGSDTLLETLQSKLGDAFPGATIADVYSPPFGPWPEDEFERICDRIRASGANFVWVGLGCPKQERWIGDHLTQLPPAVYFGIGAAFAFHAGTVERAPALCQKLGLEWAYRVYREPKRLFRRYFTYNSLFLWYSLRDRMLAE encoded by the coding sequence GTGTCGATCGAGACCGTCCATGTCCTGGGAACTCCCGTCGCGGTGACCAACCGCGCCGAGGCGGCCACGACCGCCATCGGCTGGGCCCGGCTCGGTGACCGCGCCCGCGCGGTGGAGGCGGCGGACACCCATGTGATCACCCGCGCCCGCCACGAGCCGGAATTTCGAGCCGCCCTAAGGAACTTCGATCTGGTGTGTCCGGATGGCATGCCGCTGGTGTGGGCCATCAATGGCGAGGTCGATGAAGCCCGGCGCCTGACCGAGCGTGTCAGCGGAGCCGAGCTGATGGGCGAGATCTTCCGCCAGTCCGCCTCGGATCCGGCGCTGAAACACTTCCTGCTGGGAGGCAGCGACACACTCCTCGAAACCCTCCAATCGAAGCTGGGCGATGCCTTTCCCGGCGCGACCATCGCGGACGTTTACTCGCCGCCATTCGGTCCGTGGCCGGAGGATGAATTCGAGCGGATCTGTGATCGCATCCGCGCGTCCGGCGCGAACTTCGTGTGGGTCGGCCTCGGTTGCCCGAAGCAGGAGCGCTGGATCGGCGACCATTTGACGCAGCTTCCTCCCGCGGTCTATTTCGGCATCGGCGCGGCGTTCGCATTCCACGCCGGCACCGTCGAGCGGGCTCCCGCGCTCTGCCAAAAGCTCGGGCTCGAGTGGGCCTACCGGGTCTACCGCGAGCCGAAGCGCCTCTTCCGCCGCTATTTCACCTACAATTCGCTCTTCCTCTGGTACTCGCTCCGCGACCGCATGCTCGCGGAGTGA